One genomic region from Mycoplasmopsis columbina encodes:
- a CDS encoding SGNH/GDSL hydrolase family protein: MKIKLKQTLIVFAAALASTIGLGVGLSFIPTKEKTIQKGNDQPILENSKLDSLPGLPDNSNSSFNVGNNNSKKTLSFQPKTLVNNGISKNDKVNYLALGDSITAGWDGQLPQDYQGKLIDNQVTGLSYPAYLASFIQQSEEDKLNNFTNLAVSGSTFNDWNSILTQEYKTLNATKLVKLTKYFGSNLDDFYTKLVSQIKEANLLTVTLGANDALHLLTKELTKIPFAQLVDQIIKNKYNYAQIVQLINNTFQTVFDAIAQRQNLFVQKLKEINPNLNVNFISYPLPMSFIGKLLDKYIANNFGVSIQLSQILINLLNRKIAFGARVNNVNFINAYDAKYWINNVEKLAPLLFDIHPSAYGYKKMAMDIFTKLALKTDSLDKLQENHFDWSSNFYQSDKSSYGFQLEFKKNDLEIFNNLFTTDHTNFLYEVDKLREIHQNDFSLTNYYNRVISEERFSDLIINDLLISSLSSSTYGLIDPDRKLLKFLTRNNDENLNQIKNWALENNVFSSILRNTNDYFFTNDWDADGEPGAKEYKFEYLLESFRTQVLNETRIVKVITSFLQIPFLKNEDSKEELKQIIQDIISRLIELNISDATIEKIASGIYNSTFEKYISVDDFKTVIKKLIRNQNLKTSLGNIFVAVLDSSDDFINATTYQDLLNTFLSNQNIQNAISTGLNNLVTDLLSDNEFKQILARVVKNVTKEFNLNVEIDEQQIVKLIYELVTSLNDINNELHLLPLLIDGLVSEVTKNKFTNLNFANITATLVEKFKELFNQNNLENTVFVILKSLLKHNLGDFRDEFRQLILNAITNDKLPLNDLLTNKLIDILNDLTKQNLNKEELKPVLEDIYTSNEFSEFLKSIFNTLFDVNKEKLNETTNLVELSKLLTTDLTNSNLYESFNNLLQYILNKEEVKNVINTELTLNNETLAEFINADLIKNVFNVVLNNNSFKAIVDNFLNNAIFSENVDSFKYISNFETIIKNWLKDDENNQILVQHIKNFIGDIFQNDYLKGYLAKTLYDYLNENSNLVNQITKEDFNSLLNSLLINANDLISDNNIVDDTLNLLINQIKDHGFSNFSDSLRSKFNTILTNENLEQASLKLLKTFVKNQTITQNKNTIKQFLFNVLNETQLFNLKETLVNLINTNLNPTDDQEIKNKIEQSLTSLISSSQLSQLIDSTLTKLASISAENVEDKTNIFEVFKLILSDFVNSDIYRSLVNLVDFALSDENLKEFILSKLSNSSEKYKNLFNYDKLKTILISFLNNENFKNILTNFIDNAVLGARSFNDFSNLGTLLNTWFRNDEKITKLKENIVNFGKDILNNNDVKDLLKNLVYEILNTQTSLLTNIEEQNFKTLFDQSFDLLKNVIFDTDLLNRTVDILVKELQKGIENFDVKNLLTSFKNELFADNLEELVIHLVKKIVDNDLLSNNKETIKQLLINYLNSDLVASINNPFSDFLVNVTNGVFEKQQILKLLENIYKKDELKTLIDSLIDYIQEKKNELSNANTYSEVIKVLLNNIASSSLYKSLVDLLSTIVDKDQIILLLPENVKITLQPLLDNLENGQLANLAKTILKNQNLKDIINHFLGKVVLTDDFDLNNKTDLKSLFKNYLTNQEYRSFLTEKLTNLLNETLMNEDLKTVVSNLIKGLLDKYPSLKTNITNEEIETLVRDGMNSISLINQRLNIISNLIQVTFDELDQNFENPNFETIKNNFINKYISSETKDSALGSIFKVLIESNLLKNNKKVFVNLIKNLLSSNEVINVKSLIVNKINELINKDNDINLSTNIINAYENIIESTQFGTLLDSIFNQILNKDFNSFKDKTDILDILKTIVGNLSETEFFNSLVSLIDFILKNENVQSLLTEQLKKLPTTAQNFVTKELVTKTIIFAFNNSNLKTLLDKFVNEVVFATDKVDKLNNIKDELNKWLASESVQSAIKTNLSNFANDFIDNDEIKNIVKNNLKNYLGTYEGLLNNINDEEFNTLFNSLHSLIKPLNNEIDIVNKTLDSLVKELTKGIDNADFANVITSISSDFNEENLETTIVKLIKVIIKQNVLEPNKTLLAKLITNFLKSPISQTIKSKVANALNTLTNNKFNITTFENLLQNIYEKDEFTLLLTETFSHLDTLDNNVENVNTYFDLTKAITSTIINSNVFDKLIDLIAAISSKEQIKVFLPEELITTLNPILEQINDENLSSVIKLTFKNQNFKYLLNDFVNKGILEPANSFDSFKDLTTLTKNYLNNETNGQTFIDRSAKWLRDVIKSTEFSSFIGKLVFGFFDKYPQLKEDLTTQELEKLIQDMTLSFDSIDNELNLLTTFSTYVLEELRTNFDNFDFQNVIDKLVSRYFDDTNRESTIFEVIKVFIKNEKFAENINTLKILIKNIGKYFLTKEEDNLVTKLWTLLPEKIQNILNGFFDQNDLQGFLVDVLNSREADTLLSNLLTNLSQNINIFDNVNSLSDFIRVYLGDNERKNRFAQDVESVITFGLKHEKVKAIIKGTLGYNFAKYGINVNTVENQKLINDLHGELPIILRQLNLIRPAIDAILNNAENLFNGENIDDSILKTITGAINFTDFNIVKVILKSSTLNQNKETIKNDINTIIDGVTQDDTLIRKIIDDFSIDSVVQSALGLNKEETIETLVALFKSTYLRNSLKILVNEIITNNNTYANKNGWLDALSAFFNSGAANALKVEVKAWLKDLLINKPEIGNSIGTVAYNYLKSIEFKLTEAHLPNLKLFMQQILKGFANSNLLNDVVDALFESVKTLKDYNGTDYIGKIKSDAIKGATKFIRNGDKISISKIVDNAKVLEGIISYVDGQVFTNVVNALFNTTPLDKTKGIFSFLFGDGGSSGDSQVEFNFGTFWKLAVEGKLKDVLLSFFRPIVKNYFIELANLPKVNSYNAWKQASTSYRALWRIYTSLARIMYSQVSGFAFWNGTNTTAEGILYNHWTQMLDNVKNEYKTAISNKYGLNNIWFAGFDRNYNVDGNYWAGAQVLTSRSFWGTTSNYPSRSNSLSKTFYGRDHVLVYIYYPNDKDVKYNRNKTFTQVLMEDLIRGYMPVETK; the protein is encoded by the coding sequence ATGAAAATCAAATTGAAACAAACTTTAATTGTTTTTGCCGCTGCACTAGCATCAACAATTGGTTTAGGAGTCGGACTTAGTTTTATCCCCACAAAAGAAAAAACTATTCAAAAAGGAAATGATCAACCAATACTAGAAAATTCAAAATTAGATTCTTTACCTGGTTTACCAGATAATAGTAATTCAAGTTTTAATGTTGGAAATAACAACAGTAAAAAAACTTTATCATTTCAACCAAAAACACTTGTTAATAATGGAATAAGTAAAAATGATAAAGTAAATTATCTAGCTTTAGGTGATTCTATTACTGCTGGTTGAGACGGACAATTACCACAAGATTATCAAGGAAAATTAATAGACAATCAAGTGACAGGATTATCATATCCTGCCTATTTAGCCTCATTCATTCAACAAAGTGAAGAAGATAAATTAAATAATTTTACTAATCTTGCGGTATCTGGTTCAACTTTCAATGATTGAAATTCTATTCTTACTCAAGAATATAAAACCTTAAATGCAACTAAACTTGTTAAATTAACTAAATATTTTGGTTCTAATTTAGATGATTTTTATACAAAATTAGTTTCACAAATTAAAGAAGCTAATTTGTTAACAGTAACTTTAGGAGCCAATGATGCTCTACATCTATTAACTAAAGAATTAACTAAAATTCCTTTTGCACAATTAGTTGATCAAATTATTAAAAACAAATACAATTATGCGCAAATTGTACAATTAATCAATAATACTTTCCAAACCGTCTTTGATGCAATAGCTCAAAGACAAAATCTTTTTGTCCAAAAATTAAAAGAAATAAATCCTAACTTAAACGTTAATTTTATTTCATACCCTTTACCAATGTCTTTTATTGGAAAATTATTAGATAAATACATTGCTAATAACTTTGGTGTTTCAATTCAATTAAGTCAAATTTTAATCAATTTACTTAATCGTAAAATTGCTTTTGGTGCAAGAGTAAATAATGTCAATTTTATAAATGCTTATGATGCTAAATATTGAATTAACAATGTAGAAAAATTAGCTCCATTACTTTTTGATATTCATCCTTCAGCATATGGTTATAAAAAAATGGCTATGGATATTTTCACCAAATTAGCCCTTAAAACAGATTCTTTAGACAAATTGCAAGAAAATCATTTTGATTGAAGCAGTAATTTTTATCAAAGCGATAAATCTTCATATGGCTTTCAATTAGAATTTAAAAAGAATGATTTAGAAATTTTTAATAATCTTTTCACAACTGATCATACTAATTTTTTATATGAAGTTGACAAACTTAGAGAAATTCATCAAAATGATTTTAGTCTAACTAATTACTACAACAGAGTTATTTCTGAAGAACGTTTTAGTGACCTAATTATTAATGATCTATTAATTTCTTCACTTTCATCATCAACTTATGGACTAATTGATCCAGACAGAAAATTATTGAAATTTTTAACTAGAAATAATGATGAAAATTTAAATCAAATTAAAAATTGAGCTTTAGAAAACAATGTATTTTCTTCAATCTTAAGAAATACTAATGATTATTTCTTCACTAATGATTGAGACGCTGATGGTGAACCAGGTGCAAAAGAATATAAATTTGAATATTTATTAGAATCATTTAGAACTCAAGTTTTAAATGAAACTAGAATAGTTAAAGTTATTACTTCTTTCTTACAAATTCCATTCTTAAAAAATGAAGATTCCAAAGAAGAGTTAAAACAAATTATTCAAGATATTATTAGCCGTTTAATTGAATTAAATATTTCAGACGCAACTATTGAAAAAATAGCGAGCGGCATTTATAATTCAACTTTTGAAAAATACATATCTGTTGATGATTTTAAAACAGTAATTAAAAAATTAATTAGAAATCAAAATCTAAAGACATCTTTAGGTAATATTTTTGTTGCAGTTTTAGATTCTTCTGATGATTTTATTAACGCCACAACCTATCAAGATTTACTAAATACCTTTTTAAGCAATCAAAATATTCAAAATGCTATTAGTACAGGTTTAAATAATTTAGTTACTGATTTGTTAAGTGACAATGAATTTAAACAAATTTTGGCTAGAGTTGTAAAAAATGTTACAAAAGAATTTAATTTAAATGTAGAAATTGATGAACAACAAATTGTCAAATTAATTTATGAACTTGTAACTTCTTTAAATGATATTAACAATGAATTACATTTACTGCCATTGTTAATAGATGGTTTAGTTTCTGAAGTAACTAAAAATAAATTTACTAATTTAAATTTTGCTAATATTACTGCTACATTAGTTGAAAAATTCAAGGAATTGTTTAATCAAAATAATTTAGAAAATACTGTTTTTGTTATTCTTAAATCACTTTTAAAACACAATTTAGGTGATTTTAGAGATGAATTTAGACAACTAATTTTAAATGCTATAACAAATGATAAATTACCATTAAATGACTTACTTACAAATAAACTAATTGACATTTTAAATGACTTAACTAAACAAAATCTAAATAAAGAAGAATTAAAACCAGTGTTAGAAGATATTTATACTTCTAATGAATTTTCTGAGTTTTTAAAATCAATATTCAATACTTTATTTGATGTAAATAAAGAAAAATTGAATGAAACAACAAATTTAGTTGAACTAAGTAAACTTCTAACAACCGACTTAACAAATAGTAATCTTTATGAGTCATTTAATAATTTGCTTCAATATATTTTAAATAAAGAGGAAGTTAAAAATGTAATTAACACTGAATTAACTTTAAACAACGAAACATTAGCTGAATTTATCAACGCAGATTTAATAAAAAATGTATTCAATGTGGTACTTAATAATAATTCATTCAAGGCAATAGTTGATAATTTCTTAAATAATGCAATTTTTTCAGAAAATGTTGATAGTTTTAAATATATTTCCAACTTTGAAACAATTATTAAAAATTGATTAAAAGATGATGAAAATAATCAAATTTTAGTACAACATATTAAAAATTTTATAGGCGATATTTTCCAAAATGACTATTTGAAAGGTTATTTAGCAAAAACTTTATATGATTATTTAAACGAAAATTCTAATTTAGTTAATCAAATTACCAAAGAAGATTTTAATTCACTTTTAAATAGTTTATTAATAAATGCAAATGATTTAATTTCAGATAATAATATAGTTGATGATACTTTAAATTTACTAATTAATCAAATTAAAGATCATGGTTTTAGCAATTTTTCTGATTCACTTCGTTCAAAATTTAATACTATTTTAACTAATGAAAATTTAGAACAAGCAAGTTTAAAACTATTAAAAACATTTGTTAAAAATCAAACAATTACTCAAAATAAAAATACTATTAAACAATTTTTATTCAATGTTTTAAATGAAACACAATTATTCAATTTAAAAGAAACATTAGTAAATTTAATTAATACTAATTTGAATCCTACTGATGATCAAGAAATAAAAAATAAAATTGAGCAGTCATTAACTTCGTTGATTTCATCTTCACAACTTTCTCAACTTATTGATAGCACACTAACCAAATTAGCTTCTATAAGTGCAGAAAATGTTGAAGATAAAACAAACATTTTTGAAGTATTTAAATTAATTTTAAGTGATTTTGTTAATAGTGATATTTATAGATCATTAGTTAATTTAGTTGATTTTGCTTTAAGTGATGAAAATTTAAAAGAATTTATTTTATCTAAACTTTCAAATTCAAGTGAAAAATATAAAAATCTATTTAATTATGATAAATTAAAAACTATTTTAATAAGTTTTTTAAATAATGAAAATTTCAAAAACATTCTAACTAATTTTATTGATAACGCAGTTTTAGGAGCAAGATCATTTAATGATTTTTCTAATCTTGGAACACTTTTAAATACTTGATTTAGAAATGATGAAAAAATAACTAAATTAAAAGAAAATATAGTTAATTTCGGAAAAGATATTCTTAATAATAATGATGTAAAAGATTTATTAAAAAATCTTGTTTATGAAATCTTAAATACACAAACATCTTTATTGACTAATATTGAAGAACAAAACTTTAAAACCCTATTTGACCAAAGTTTTGATTTGTTGAAAAATGTAATTTTTGATACCGATCTTTTAAATAGAACAGTTGACATTTTAGTAAAAGAATTGCAAAAAGGAATTGAAAACTTTGATGTAAAAAATCTTTTAACAAGTTTTAAAAATGAACTATTTGCTGATAATTTAGAGGAATTAGTTATCCATCTTGTTAAAAAAATAGTAGATAACGACCTTTTATCTAACAACAAAGAAACTATAAAACAGTTATTAATTAATTATTTAAATTCTGATTTAGTTGCAAGTATTAATAATCCATTTTCTGACTTTTTAGTTAATGTAACTAATGGAGTTTTTGAAAAACAACAAATATTAAAATTGTTAGAAAACATCTATAAAAAAGATGAATTAAAAACATTAATTGATTCATTAATTGATTATATTCAAGAGAAAAAAAATGAATTAAGTAATGCAAATACTTATTCAGAAGTTATTAAAGTTTTATTAAACAACATAGCATCAAGTTCTTTATATAAAAGTTTAGTCGATTTGTTGTCAACAATTGTTGATAAAGATCAAATTATTTTACTTTTACCAGAAAATGTAAAAATTACACTTCAACCATTACTTGATAATTTAGAAAATGGACAATTAGCCAATTTAGCAAAAACAATTCTAAAAAATCAAAACTTAAAAGATATTATTAATCATTTTTTAGGTAAAGTTGTTTTAACCGATGATTTTGATTTAAACAATAAAACGGATCTAAAATCATTATTTAAAAACTATCTTACTAATCAAGAATATAGAAGTTTTTTAACAGAAAAGTTAACAAATTTATTAAATGAAACCTTGATGAATGAGGATTTAAAAACAGTTGTATCTAACTTAATTAAAGGTCTTTTAGATAAATATCCATCACTAAAAACAAATATAACAAATGAAGAAATAGAAACCTTAGTTAGAGATGGAATGAATTCAATCTCTTTAATTAATCAAAGATTAAATATTATTTCAAATCTAATTCAAGTTACTTTCGATGAATTAGATCAAAATTTTGAAAATCCTAATTTTGAAACAATCAAAAATAATTTTATTAATAAGTACATTTCTTCAGAAACTAAAGATAGTGCATTAGGATCTATTTTCAAAGTTTTAATTGAAAGTAATTTATTAAAAAACAATAAAAAAGTTTTTGTTAATTTAATTAAGAATTTACTTTCTTCTAACGAAGTAATTAATGTCAAAAGTTTAATTGTTAACAAAATCAATGAATTAATAAATAAAGATAATGATATAAATCTTTCAACAAATATTATTAATGCCTATGAAAACATTATTGAATCAACTCAGTTTGGGACTTTATTAGATTCTATTTTCAATCAGATTTTAAACAAGGATTTTAACTCATTCAAAGATAAAACAGACATTTTAGACATTTTAAAAACTATTGTAGGAAATTTAAGTGAAACTGAATTCTTCAATTCTTTAGTTTCATTAATTGACTTTATATTGAAAAATGAAAATGTTCAATCATTATTAACAGAACAATTAAAGAAATTGCCTACAACAGCGCAAAATTTTGTAACAAAAGAACTTGTTACAAAAACAATTATTTTTGCCTTTAATAATAGCAATTTAAAAACTTTATTAGATAAATTCGTAAATGAAGTGGTTTTTGCAACTGATAAAGTAGATAAATTAAATAACATAAAAGACGAGTTAAATAAATGATTAGCTAGTGAAAGTGTTCAAAGTGCTATTAAAACTAATTTAAGTAATTTTGCAAATGATTTTATTGACAATGATGAGATAAAAAATATTGTTAAAAACAACTTGAAAAATTATTTAGGTACGTATGAAGGTTTATTGAACAACATCAATGATGAAGAATTTAATACTTTATTTAATTCGCTTCATTCTTTAATAAAACCACTAAATAATGAAATTGATATTGTTAATAAAACATTGGATTCTTTAGTTAAAGAATTGACAAAAGGAATTGACAATGCAGATTTTGCAAATGTTATAACAAGTATTTCAAGTGATTTTAATGAAGAAAATCTTGAAACAACAATTGTTAAATTAATAAAAGTTATAATTAAACAAAATGTTTTAGAACCTAACAAAACATTATTGGCCAAGTTAATAACTAATTTCTTGAAATCACCAATAAGCCAAACTATTAAATCTAAAGTTGCAAATGCATTAAATACATTAACTAATAATAAATTTAATATAACTACATTTGAAAACTTGCTTCAAAATATCTATGAAAAAGATGAATTTACTTTGTTATTAACTGAAACATTTAGTCATTTAGATACGCTTGATAATAATGTTGAAAATGTTAATACATACTTTGACCTTACAAAAGCGATAACTTCAACTATTATAAATTCAAATGTATTTGATAAATTAATAGATTTAATTGCAGCAATAAGTTCAAAAGAACAAATTAAAGTATTTCTACCAGAAGAATTAATAACTACTTTAAATCCTATTTTGGAACAAATTAATGATGAAAACTTAAGTAGCGTTATTAAATTAACTTTCAAAAATCAAAACTTTAAATATCTATTAAATGATTTTGTAAATAAAGGAATATTAGAACCTGCTAATTCATTTGATTCCTTTAAAGATTTAACTACCTTGACTAAAAATTATTTAAATAATGAAACAAACGGTCAAACATTTATTGATAGAAGTGCAAAATGATTAAGAGATGTTATTAAAAGCACCGAATTTAGCTCATTTATAGGCAAATTAGTATTTGGATTTTTCGATAAGTATCCACAATTAAAAGAAGATTTAACTACACAAGAACTTGAAAAATTAATTCAAGATATGACTCTTTCTTTTGATAGTATAGACAATGAATTAAATCTTTTAACAACATTTAGTACTTATGTTTTAGAGGAATTAAGAACAAATTTTGATAATTTTGATTTTCAAAATGTTATCGATAAATTAGTTTCTAGATATTTTGACGATACAAATAGAGAAAGTACGATTTTCGAGGTAATTAAAGTATTTATTAAAAATGAAAAATTTGCAGAGAACATTAATACTTTAAAAATTTTGATTAAAAATATTGGAAAATACTTCTTAACTAAAGAAGAGGACAATTTAGTTACAAAATTATGAACCTTGTTACCGGAAAAAATTCAAAATATTTTAAATGGATTCTTTGATCAAAATGATTTACAAGGTTTCTTAGTAGATGTTTTAAATTCAAGAGAAGCAGATACTTTATTGAGTAATTTACTAACTAATTTAAGTCAAAATATTAATATTTTTGACAATGTAAATTCTCTAAGCGACTTTATCAGAGTATATTTAGGTGATAACGAAAGAAAAAATCGCTTTGCTCAAGATGTAGAAAGTGTAATTACTTTTGGACTTAAACATGAAAAAGTAAAAGCAATTATTAAAGGAACTTTAGGTTACAATTTTGCTAAATATGGAATAAATGTTAATACCGTTGAAAATCAAAAATTAATTAACGATTTACATGGAGAATTACCAATTATTTTAAGACAACTTAATTTAATTAGACCTGCTATTGATGCCATTTTAAATAATGCTGAAAATCTATTTAATGGCGAAAATATAGACGATAGTATTCTTAAAACAATCACAGGCGCAATTAATTTCACTGATTTCAATATTGTTAAAGTAATTCTCAAAAGTTCAACTCTCAACCAAAATAAAGAAACTATCAAAAATGATATTAACACTATCATTGATGGAGTTACACAGGATGATACTTTAATTAGAAAAATTATTGATGATTTTAGTATTGATAGTGTTGTTCAATCTGCTTTAGGTTTAAACAAAGAAGAAACAATTGAAACTTTAGTAGCATTATTTAAATCAACTTATTTAAGAAATTCATTGAAAATTTTAGTTAATGAAATCATTACAAACAATAACACGTATGCCAATAAAAATGGATGATTGGATGCATTATCTGCATTCTTTAATTCAGGAGCGGCTAATGCCTTAAAAGTTGAAGTTAAAGCATGATTAAAAGATCTGCTAATTAACAAACCAGAAATTGGAAATTCAATTGGGACTGTTGCTTATAATTATCTTAAATCAATAGAATTTAAATTAACTGAAGCTCATCTTCCTAATTTAAAACTTTTCATGCAACAAATTCTTAAAGGTTTTGCAAATTCTAACTTATTAAATGATGTTGTGGATGCTTTATTTGAATCTGTAAAGACTTTAAAAGATTACAATGGAACTGATTATATTGGCAAAATTAAAAGTGATGCTATTAAGGGAGCAACTAAATTTATTAGAAATGGAGACAAAATATCAATTTCTAAAATCGTGGATAATGCCAAGGTTTTAGAAGGAATAATTTCTTATGTAGACGGACAAGTCTTTACGAATGTTGTAAATGCTCTTTTCAACACAACTCCATTAGATAAAACTAAAGGAATTTTTAGTTTCTTATTTGGAGATGGCGGCTCTTCAGGTGATTCACAAGTAGAATTTAACTTTGGAACTTTCTGAAAATTAGCTGTAGAAGGTAAATTAAAAGATGTTCTACTTTCATTCTTTAGACCAATTGTTAAAAATTACTTTATTGAATTAGCCAATTTACCAAAAGTAAATTCTTATAATGCATGAAAACAAGCATCAACTTCATATCGTGCACTATGAAGAATTTATACATCACTAGCTAGAATTATGTACTCACAAGTTTCAGGATTTGCTTTTTGAAATGGTACTAATACTACTGCAGAAGGTATTTTATATAATCACTGAACTCAAATGCTTGATAATGTTAAAAATGAATATAAAACAGCTATTAGCAATAAATATGGATTAAATAACATTTGATTTGCCGGTTTTGACAGAAATTATAATGTAGATGGTAATTATTGAGCGGGAGCCCAAGTACTTACTTCAAGAAGTTTCTGAGGAACCACAAGCAATTATCCAAGTCGTTCGAATAGTTTAAGCAAAACATTCTATGGTCGTGATCACGTTTTAGTTTATATTTATTATCCAAATGATAAAGATGTTAAATACAACAGAAACAAAACATTTACTCAAGTTTTAATGGAAGATTTAATTAGAGGCTACATGCCTGTTGAAACTAAATAG